The Tolypothrix sp. NIES-4075 DNA window TTTATTGAGATGAGACGCTCTTATCGACAATATGCGTTTGCCCCGATCATCCTTTCTTTGCTCATCGTTGTACCGATGGGCTTTTTATTTAAGTACTACACGGGTCTTGCTCATAAATGGTTTAATGATTACGGAGCCGCTGTATTGTATGAAATATTTTGGTGCTTGTTCGCCTTTTTGTTCGCGAGAAGTCGCCGATTTATACAACAAATTCCTCTATGGGTTTTTGTTATTACCTGTATACTAGAATTTTTACAACTTTGGCATCCCCCTTTCTTGACAGAAATTCGCGCCACTTTAATAGGTAAATGGTTACTTGGGACTACCTTTGCTTGGTGGGATTTTCCTCATTATTTGTTAGGTTGTGTTTTAGGTTGGTTGTGGCTACGACAATTACAGAAAATAGGCAATGCACAAAAAAGTCAAAGTTAAACCTAATTCCAAACAGCAAAAAATTGAAGAACAACCTGATGGCAGTCTTACTGTACATTTAAAATCACCGCCTGTTGATGGTAAGGCGAATGAAGAGTTAATTAAACTGTTATCAGACAAGTTTGATGTCCCGAAATCTTATATCAGAATTAAGTCGGGTTTATCCTCAGGGCAAAAGTTAGTTGAGATTGATAAAGAAGATTAACATTTGTGGTTTTCTAGATAATCTATGTGCTTTGATTAAGACATATCTCGTTACCAGGCTGAACCTGGTAACACACTTTTATCTGGTTACTGGGCTGCTGCCTAGTAACGATGAATGCGAGGTGTAATTGAGGCAGCAACCCGATATAAATCATTCCCTGGCTCTGCCAGGGAACGAGAGATAATGATTATAATTCTTGAGTAATGCTGATGTATCGAGATTCGGCTTTGACTCGTTCTATCCAAGCTTTGATATGGGGAAATCTTGACAAATCAAACCCACCTTCATGAGCTACATGAGTGTATGCAAATAAACAGATATCAGCAATGGTATAACGCTCGGCAACAAAGAAAGTGTGAGACTTTAAATGTTCTTCCATCAAGCTAAGTGCCGCGTATCCACCTTTATGTTTTTCTTCTAAGGCATCTTTATATTGTTCAGCTTTACCTAAAACAGAAATCCAGTATCTGGGGGTAGCGATAAAAGGTTCATGACTGTACTGTTCAAAAAATAGCCATTGCAGTACTTGCGCTCGCAAGAAGCGATCGTAAGGTAAAAACTCTGTTCCTTCGCTCAGGTAAACCATGATGGCATTTGACTCTGACAAATATTTCCCTGGTTCAATTTCCAAAACTGGAATCTTGCCGTTTGGATTTTTACTTAAAAATTCTGGCGATCGCGTCTCACCTTTAGTGATGTTAACCTCTACTCTCTCAAAGGGAATGCCAAGTTGTGTCAATAAAAGACGTATCTTATAGCCATTACCAGAAGGTAAAAAATCGTACAACTGGAGTGGTTCCATATCTTAAAATATTGTAGGGAGGATATAGAGAATTCAGAGATTGGAAGAGAATATCTTATCAAATTCTTTCAAAAAAAACAGGGCAAAATTTGAATAATATTTGCTTTTTATGTAGTAAATAGAATTCTCTGAAAAAACAAAAAACCAAAGTATTATTTGTCTATGGTATTTAGTTGTTAAATTTTAATCAGCGGTTGAAAATAAAAGTATGTGTGGAAGATTTACTTTAAAGCAGCCGGCAGAAGCAATTGCCGCTGTGCTGGCTTCTGCCTCGGCAAATAACCAAACTTTTGAGGTAGAAAAACTGCCAGAATTGTCAGCGCAATATAACATTGCACCTACGCAAATGGTGGCAACAGTGTTACACAACTGTGAAAGCGACAAGCGAGAATTTCACTTCTTACGTTGGGGGTTAATTCCTTCATGGGCAAAAGACATCAGCATGGGGGCAAAGCTGATCAACGCTAGGGCAGAAACTGTCGCAGAAAAACCCGCTTTTCGTTCAGCTTTCAAACGCCGGCGTTGTTTGGTCTTGGCAGATGGCTTTTATGAATGGCAGCGTATAAACGGTAAAAAGCAGCCTTTTTACTTTCGTCTGCAAGATGGACAACCTTTTTGCTTTGCTGGGTTGTGGGAGCAGTGGGAATCTCCAGAAAAAGAGAAAATAACCTCGTGTACAATTTTGACTACCGTTGCTAACGAAGTATTAAAACCAATCCACGACCGAATGCCTGTAGTTCTCGATAAGAAATATTACGATTTGTGGTTAGATCCACAAGTGCAAAAGCCGGAAGCATTACAAGAAGCATTGCATCCCTATCCAGCTAGCGCTATGACTGCTTATCCAGTCAGCACTTTGGTGAACAACCCCAAATACAATAATGCAGATTGTATAAATTCAGTCTAAAGAAGAATTGCCTCGGCAATCAGTTAAATTAACTAATGAGGCATAGAAGCCATTTTGAGTCATTAGCTGCAACCAAAGCGTTCATTACTATATGCCAAGAACCCAGAAGAACGATAATTTTATTGACAAGTCCTTTACGGTGATGGCAGATATCATCTTAAAGATGCTGCCAACCAACAAAAAAGCTAAAGAAGCTTTTGTCTATTACCGAGATGGAATGTCAGCGCAGGCAGATGGGGAATATGCCGAAGCCTTGGATTACTATACTGAAGCCCTAACATTAGAGGAAGATTCCTACGATCGCAGTTATATCCTCTACAATATGGGGCTAATTTACGCCAGTAACGGCGACCATGACAAGGCTTTGGAGTTGTATCATGAAGCAATTGAGTTAAACCCACGTTTACCCCAAGCTTTGAACAATATCGCCGTGATTTACCATTTTAAAGGCGAAAAAGCCAAAGAAGCTGGCGATCACGACGGTGGTGAAGCACTGTTCGATCAAGCCAGTGATTATTGGATTAGAGCGATTCGTTTGGCTCCCAATAACTACATTGAAGCTCAAAACTGGCTGAAAACCACCGGGCGATCGCAAATCGACGTATTCTTCTAAAAGTTAAGAGTTATCAGTTATAACTCACTTTTGTAGAGACGCGAAATTTCGCGTCTCTACTCCTCATTCATAACTTTTAACTAAAAAACATATGATTGACCGTGAGCAAGTTCGTAAAGTAGCTCTTCTGGCTCGTTTAGAGTTGACACCTGAAGAAGAAGAGCAATTCACCACTCAGTTGGGAAATATTCTGGATTATGTTCAACAGCTAGATGAACTCGATGTCAGCAATGTTGCACCAACAACACGCGCTATTGATGTCAGCAACGTCACACGAGAAGATGAATTGCAACCCTATTCTGATAGAGAAGCTATTCTCAACAGTGCCCCAGAACAGGAAGGCGAATTTTTCAAAGTGCCAAAAATTATGAATGTTGAATAGTTGTTAGTTGAGAGTTGAGAGTTGATAGGTATTTGTAGGGTGTATTAGACGGAACGTCTAACGCACCAAAACATAATCGATGGTGCGATCTTCCTACGGCATAACACAAAGGCAATAAAGCGGGAGGAACATCCACACCGCTTTTTGCCTCCCCCACTGGCTATAACTACGCTCCCACTATCCAAATTCCACTATCCACTATCAAATAACCACGCTCCCACTAACTACTAACAACTATCAAACGAGAGAATTTATGGGTTTGGGAATCCTCAAAGATGGTAAGTGGATATCACAAAGGGAACAAGAAGACTCAGAAGGTAAATTTGTCCGTCCTTCAACCACTATCCAAATTCCACTATCCACTATCAAACAACCACGCTCCCACTAACTACTAACAACTATCAAACGAGAGAATTTATGGGTTTGGGAATCCTCAAAGATGGTAAGTGGATATCACAAAGGGAACAAGAAGACTCAGAAGGTAAATTTGTCCGTCCCTCAACCACTTTCCGCAATAAAATTACTGCCGATGGTTCGAGTGGGTTTAAAGCGGAATCTGGGCGCTATCATCTTTATATCTCTTGGGCTTGTCCTTGGGCTTGTCGTACCGCGATTATGCGATCGCTCAAAGGATTAGAAGATGCTATAGGCTTATCGGTGGTTGCTGCGGAAATTCACGAAAATAGCTGGGAATTCTCAGATGAACCAGGAAGCATTGCCGATACAGTCAACAACACAAACTATCTTTGGCAAATTTATCTCAAAGCTGACTCTAATTACAGTGGACGAGTCACAGTCCCAGTTTTATGGGATACACAGACTGGGACAATTGTCAATAATGAGTCCCGCGAAATTATGCGGATGTTCGATACAGAATTTAATGCCTTTGCCAAACAGAATGTAAATTTTTATCCGGAAGCTTTACAAAAAGTTATTGACGAGACTATTGACGCAATTTACCAACCAATCAATAACGGTGTGTATCGGGCAGGATTTGCCACTTCTCAGTCAGCTTACGATGAAGCGGTCACAGAATTATTTACAGAACTTGACCGTTGGGAAAAAGTTTTAGGAAAGCAACGTTATCTGTGTGGGGATCAAATTACGGAAGCGGATTGGTGTATGTTTACCACTTTGTTTCGCTTCGATGCTGTGTATTACGTCCACTTCAAATGTAACTTACAGCGAATTGTCGATTATCCCAATTTGTGGAATTATCTCAAAGACCTTTACCAACAGCCGGGAGTTAAGGAAACTTGCAACCTTGACCACATCAAACGGCATTATTATATCAGCCATCCCAACGTTAACCCGACTCAGATTGTACCATTAGGACCAAGAATTGATTTTGATGCACCCCATAACCGCGATCGCGCTTATGCTGTCTCTACCAAAGTTTGATACTAATATTTTTTCGGAATTAGGCGATCGCTCTTTATTTTCTCTTCCTCCTTTACACTCACAATTCCCCAACCCGGTTTCTATTACAAATTGTTAATAAATCGGGTTTTTAGTATCAAAGTATGTAATTTATTAATTCGCAAATTTGCTCAAATAAGTTGAGAATTAGCAGAAACTTGCTGTAGTCATTGGTTGTTAGTTCTAAATAATCATGACTAATGACTTTTGAATTGTCACTTTTTATGAACTATTCTACGTATTTCCAGGCTTTTATTGTGTGAGTCTAACTTTAGGATGAATCAGCGATCCCCTAGGATAGATGAGCGATCCCCGCTCTGGCAATTACATTAGAAGTGCCGACAAACATCTTTTTAACTCAGAAGCGAAATATGAATAGTTGTCCTTGTTGCTCCCACCAATTGCTACGGCATATTCGTTGCTCAAATGTTTACTGGTTTTGTTCTCATTGTCGGCAAGAAATGCCAAATTTTGAGTATTCGTCTAAAAAGGCGCGAGCTTTATCTCCTCAACTTGCCCGCAAACCTGGATCGACGAGAGCAATTTCGCCTGTAGAATTGCCAGTAAAAGCTGTAGTAGAAAATGCCGTTGCCGTTAAAGTTTGAAAGAAAATGGGTAATGGGTAATGGGTAATCGCTAATTGGTAATGGCTAATTGGTAATTGAGTAAAAGGTTATTTTGCATCCGGTAAGTATTTATCCAGGATTATATGAGACATTCTTTCCATTCCCCATTACCCATTACCCATTACCCATTCCCCATTACCCATTCCCCATCCCCAACTTACTTAGGTGCTTTAAAGCCAGCTTTTTCTGCTGTTAGTGTATCTTTAAAGCAGATATCCGGCTTAACTTTGTCATAATCAGGCGTTTTGGCAATGTGGTATATATTGCCTCGCTTCTTCGTTACCTTGCCCTTAACAAGTGCATTATTAGGACAAGTAGTTGCATTTGTAGGTTTTACCCCAAGCTTTGCTGCTTCAGGGGGAATAGAAGCGTTACTTCCTGACTTGCCTGAGTCGTTAGAAGTTGAACTTCCAGTCGTAGTGCCAGGAC harbors:
- a CDS encoding ribosomal maturation YjgA family protein, giving the protein MRRSYRQYAFAPIILSLLIVVPMGFLFKYYTGLAHKWFNDYGAAVLYEIFWCLFAFLFARSRRFIQQIPLWVFVITCILEFLQLWHPPFLTEIRATLIGKWLLGTTFAWWDFPHYLLGCVLGWLWLRQLQKIGNAQKSQS
- a CDS encoding DUF167 domain-containing protein; protein product: MHKKVKVKPNSKQQKIEEQPDGSLTVHLKSPPVDGKANEELIKLLSDKFDVPKSYIRIKSGLSSGQKLVEIDKED
- a CDS encoding glutathione S-transferase family protein, which gives rise to MEPLQLYDFLPSGNGYKIRLLLTQLGIPFERVEVNITKGETRSPEFLSKNPNGKIPVLEIEPGKYLSESNAIMVYLSEGTEFLPYDRFLRAQVLQWLFFEQYSHEPFIATPRYWISVLGKAEQYKDALEEKHKGGYAALSLMEEHLKSHTFFVAERYTIADICLFAYTHVAHEGGFDLSRFPHIKAWIERVKAESRYISITQEL
- a CDS encoding SOS response-associated peptidase — encoded protein: MCGRFTLKQPAEAIAAVLASASANNQTFEVEKLPELSAQYNIAPTQMVATVLHNCESDKREFHFLRWGLIPSWAKDISMGAKLINARAETVAEKPAFRSAFKRRRCLVLADGFYEWQRINGKKQPFYFRLQDGQPFCFAGLWEQWESPEKEKITSCTILTTVANEVLKPIHDRMPVVLDKKYYDLWLDPQVQKPEALQEALHPYPASAMTAYPVSTLVNNPKYNNADCINSV
- a CDS encoding photosystem I assembly protein Ycf3 produces the protein MPRTQKNDNFIDKSFTVMADIILKMLPTNKKAKEAFVYYRDGMSAQADGEYAEALDYYTEALTLEEDSYDRSYILYNMGLIYASNGDHDKALELYHEAIELNPRLPQALNNIAVIYHFKGEKAKEAGDHDGGEALFDQASDYWIRAIRLAPNNYIEAQNWLKTTGRSQIDVFF
- the gatC gene encoding Asp-tRNA(Asn)/Glu-tRNA(Gln) amidotransferase subunit GatC, which produces MIDREQVRKVALLARLELTPEEEEQFTTQLGNILDYVQQLDELDVSNVAPTTRAIDVSNVTREDELQPYSDREAILNSAPEQEGEFFKVPKIMNVE
- a CDS encoding glutathione S-transferase family protein translates to MGLGILKDGKWISQREQEDSEGKFVRPSTTFRNKITADGSSGFKAESGRYHLYISWACPWACRTAIMRSLKGLEDAIGLSVVAAEIHENSWEFSDEPGSIADTVNNTNYLWQIYLKADSNYSGRVTVPVLWDTQTGTIVNNESREIMRMFDTEFNAFAKQNVNFYPEALQKVIDETIDAIYQPINNGVYRAGFATSQSAYDEAVTELFTELDRWEKVLGKQRYLCGDQITEADWCMFTTLFRFDAVYYVHFKCNLQRIVDYPNLWNYLKDLYQQPGVKETCNLDHIKRHYYISHPNVNPTQIVPLGPRIDFDAPHNRDRAYAVSTKV
- a CDS encoding sunset domain-containing protein, which codes for MNNLLKPGQSTIGLLLLAVLMLTSCGKKAETPDAGATASPGTTTGSSTSNDSGKSGSNASIPPEAAKLGVKPTNATTCPNNALVKGKVTKKRGNIYHIAKTPDYDKVKPDICFKDTLTAEKAGFKAPK